In Fluviicola taffensis DSM 16823, the following are encoded in one genomic region:
- the rpoC gene encoding DNA-directed RNA polymerase subunit beta': MAYRKETPKKQSSFNKITISLASPEVIRDQSSGEVLKPETINYRTYKPERDGLFCERIFGPVKDYECHCGKYKRIRYKGIVCDRCGVEVTEKKVRRERMGHISLVVPVAHIWYFRSLPNKIGYLLGLPTKKLDQIIYYERYVVIQVGIANNLDGSALTEKEFLTEEEYLDILDTLPRENQYLEDTDPNKFIAKMGAEALYDLLRKLNLEDLSYKLRHQANTETSVQRKHEALKRLQVVEAMRESQTRIDNRPEWMIVKVVPVIPPELRPLVPLDGGRFATSDLNDLYRRVIIRNNRLKRLIEIKAPEVILRNEKRMLQEAVDSLFDNSRKASAVKTESNRPLKSLSDSLKGKQGRFRQNLLGKRVDYSARSVIVVGPDLKLHECGLPKDMAAELYKPFIIRKMIERGIVKTVKSAKKIVDRKEPVVWDILESVLKGHPVLLNRAPTLHRLGIQAFQPKLIEGKAIRLHPLVTTAFNADFDGDQMAVHLPLGNAAILEAQLLMLASHNILNPANGAPIAVPSQDMVLGLYYITKMRTSTPEHKVKGEGSIFYSPEEVIIANNEGKLDMHAPIKVKSYDLNADGVPALMMIDTTCGRVLFNEVVPREVGFINDVLTKKALRDIIGHVLKICGTAKTAKFLDDIKELGYGMAFRGGLSFNLDHIIIPKEKEILVAKAETEVKEVMANYNMGLITNNERYNQIIDIWTHTNSRLTNTLMEQLKNDDQGFNSIYMMFDSGARGSKEQIRQLSGMRGLMAKPQKSGASAQEIIENPILSNFKEGLSILEYFISTHGARKGLADTALKTADAGYLTRRLVDVAQDVVINVMDCGTLRGLVATSLKKNDEIVEPLIDRILGRTSVHDIFHPETEQLIVEAGELITDTVADEIEKAGIEEVEIRSVLTCEMRRGVCSKCYGRNLATHRPAQDGDAVGVVAAQSIGEPGTQLTLRTFHVGGTASNIADVSDLKAKSSGKLEIDELRTISRKGSDGTEKIIVVGRSGELKISDPKTGVVLMTSNIPYGSEMMIENNISVKKGDVICKWDPYNAVIISEVSGKVVFENIIDGVTYREEVDEQTGFTEKVIIESRDKKKNPAIHIIDPKTKEVLREYNIPVDSHISVNEGDKAELGVILVKIPRVAGKTGDITGGLPRVTELFEARNPSNPAVVSEIDGIVEFGKIKRGNREIQVTSKNGDVRKYLVPLSKHILVQENDFVRAGQSLSDGATTPNDILNIQGPTKVQEYIVNEIQEVYRLQGVKINDKHFEVIVRQMMLKVEIIDAGDTRFLEGQSIHKADFMEENDSIYGMKVVVDAGESSTLKAGQIVSARKLRDENSQLKRADKQLVESRDAVPATSTPLLQGITRASLQTQSFISAASFQETTKVLNEAAISGKEDHLLGLKENVIVGHLIPAGTGVRRFQKVIVANKEELDAIS, encoded by the coding sequence ATGGCTTACAGAAAAGAAACACCGAAAAAACAAAGTAGTTTCAATAAGATTACGATCTCGTTGGCTTCTCCTGAGGTGATCCGTGATCAATCAAGCGGAGAAGTGCTCAAGCCTGAGACAATTAACTATCGTACATACAAACCGGAAAGAGATGGATTGTTCTGTGAACGCATCTTCGGACCAGTAAAAGATTACGAATGTCATTGTGGTAAGTACAAACGTATCCGATACAAAGGGATTGTTTGTGACCGTTGTGGTGTTGAAGTAACTGAGAAAAAAGTACGTCGTGAGCGTATGGGACATATCTCTTTGGTTGTTCCTGTTGCACACATCTGGTATTTCCGTTCATTACCAAATAAAATTGGTTATTTATTGGGATTGCCAACCAAAAAATTGGATCAAATCATTTATTACGAGCGCTACGTAGTTATTCAAGTTGGTATCGCTAATAATTTAGATGGTAGTGCACTTACTGAAAAGGAGTTCTTGACAGAAGAAGAGTACTTAGATATCTTGGATACTTTGCCAAGAGAAAACCAATATTTGGAAGATACAGATCCAAACAAATTCATCGCGAAGATGGGTGCGGAGGCTTTGTATGACTTGTTACGTAAATTGAATTTGGAAGATTTATCTTACAAATTGCGTCACCAAGCAAACACAGAAACTTCTGTTCAACGTAAACACGAAGCTCTAAAAAGACTTCAAGTTGTGGAGGCAATGCGTGAATCTCAAACGCGTATTGACAATCGTCCTGAGTGGATGATTGTGAAAGTAGTTCCGGTTATTCCACCAGAATTACGCCCTCTAGTTCCGTTGGATGGTGGACGTTTCGCAACATCGGATTTGAACGACCTTTACCGTCGTGTGATTATCCGTAATAACCGTTTGAAGCGTTTGATCGAGATCAAAGCTCCAGAGGTAATTTTGCGTAATGAGAAGCGTATGTTACAAGAAGCTGTTGACTCATTGTTCGACAACTCTCGTAAAGCTTCTGCTGTTAAAACAGAATCAAATCGTCCATTGAAATCCCTTTCTGATTCATTGAAAGGTAAACAAGGACGTTTCCGTCAAAACTTATTGGGTAAACGTGTTGACTACTCTGCGCGTTCAGTAATTGTTGTTGGTCCAGATTTGAAATTACACGAGTGTGGTTTACCAAAAGACATGGCTGCAGAGCTTTACAAACCGTTTATTATTCGTAAGATGATTGAACGTGGTATTGTGAAAACGGTTAAATCTGCAAAGAAAATCGTTGACCGCAAAGAGCCAGTTGTTTGGGATATCTTAGAAAGTGTATTGAAAGGACATCCAGTTTTATTAAACCGTGCTCCTACGCTTCACCGTTTAGGTATTCAAGCATTTCAACCAAAATTAATCGAAGGAAAAGCGATTCGTTTGCACCCGTTGGTAACAACAGCATTCAACGCCGATTTCGATGGTGACCAGATGGCAGTTCACTTACCTTTAGGTAACGCTGCAATTTTGGAAGCTCAATTGTTGATGCTTGCTTCTCACAACATTTTGAACCCTGCGAATGGAGCACCAATTGCGGTACCTTCTCAGGATATGGTTTTGGGTCTTTACTACATCACGAAGATGCGTACAAGTACCCCAGAACATAAGGTAAAAGGTGAAGGAAGTATTTTCTATTCTCCAGAAGAAGTTATCATTGCGAATAACGAAGGGAAATTGGATATGCATGCGCCAATCAAAGTGAAATCTTACGATTTAAACGCAGATGGTGTACCAGCTTTAATGATGATTGATACGACTTGTGGTCGGGTATTATTCAACGAAGTTGTTCCAAGAGAGGTTGGATTCATTAATGATGTCTTAACTAAGAAAGCGCTTCGAGATATTATCGGACATGTATTGAAAATATGTGGAACAGCTAAAACAGCTAAGTTCCTAGATGATATCAAAGAATTAGGATACGGTATGGCATTCAGAGGTGGATTATCATTCAACTTGGATCACATCATTATCCCGAAAGAAAAAGAAATTTTGGTTGCGAAAGCAGAAACTGAAGTGAAAGAGGTAATGGCCAATTATAACATGGGTCTTATCACAAATAACGAACGTTACAACCAAATTATTGATATTTGGACACATACAAACTCTCGATTGACAAACACGTTGATGGAGCAATTGAAGAATGATGATCAAGGATTCAACTCTATCTATATGATGTTTGACTCTGGAGCTCGTGGTTCGAAAGAACAAATTCGTCAGTTGTCTGGTATGCGTGGTTTGATGGCAAAACCTCAAAAATCTGGAGCTTCTGCGCAAGAAATTATCGAGAATCCGATTCTTTCTAACTTTAAAGAAGGTCTTTCGATTTTGGAGTACTTTATTTCTACTCACGGTGCACGTAAAGGTTTGGCCGATACAGCATTGAAAACGGCGGATGCGGGTTACTTAACTCGTCGTTTGGTTGACGTAGCACAAGACGTTGTTATTAACGTAATGGATTGTGGTACTTTAAGAGGTTTGGTTGCAACATCATTGAAGAAAAATGATGAGATCGTTGAGCCATTGATCGACCGTATTTTAGGAAGAACATCTGTACACGATATTTTCCACCCAGAAACTGAGCAATTAATTGTTGAGGCGGGTGAGTTGATTACTGATACAGTTGCCGATGAAATCGAAAAAGCAGGTATTGAAGAAGTTGAGATCCGTTCGGTATTGACTTGTGAAATGCGTCGTGGAGTTTGTTCTAAATGTTACGGACGTAACTTGGCAACTCACCGCCCTGCACAAGATGGTGATGCTGTTGGTGTAGTTGCTGCTCAATCAATTGGTGAGCCAGGAACACAGTTAACATTGCGTACATTCCACGTTGGGGGTACTGCATCTAACATCGCTGATGTATCCGATTTGAAAGCAAAATCTTCTGGGAAATTAGAAATCGATGAGTTAAGAACAATTTCTCGTAAAGGTTCTGATGGAACTGAAAAGATTATTGTTGTTGGTCGTTCAGGTGAATTGAAAATATCTGATCCAAAAACTGGAGTTGTATTAATGACTTCAAACATTCCTTACGGATCTGAAATGATGATTGAGAATAACATTTCAGTGAAAAAAGGAGACGTTATCTGTAAGTGGGATCCGTACAATGCGGTAATCATTTCAGAGGTTTCTGGAAAAGTAGTATTTGAAAATATAATTGACGGTGTTACTTACCGCGAGGAAGTCGATGAGCAAACAGGATTTACTGAAAAAGTAATCATTGAATCTCGCGATAAAAAGAAAAACCCTGCGATTCACATTATTGATCCTAAAACGAAAGAAGTATTACGCGAGTATAACATTCCAGTTGACTCACATATTTCTGTAAACGAAGGTGATAAAGCTGAATTAGGAGTTATCTTGGTTAAAATTCCACGTGTAGCTGGTAAAACAGGGGATATCACTGGAGGTCTTCCACGTGTAACGGAATTATTCGAAGCGCGTAACCCTTCAAATCCTGCAGTTGTTTCTGAAATTGATGGTATTGTTGAGTTTGGTAAAATTAAACGTGGTAACCGTGAAATTCAAGTGACTTCTAAAAATGGAGATGTTCGTAAATACTTGGTTCCACTATCTAAACATATCTTGGTACAAGAAAATGATTTCGTTCGTGCTGGTCAATCTTTATCAGATGGAGCAACAACACCGAATGATATCTTGAATATCCAAGGTCCAACGAAAGTACAAGAGTACATCGTAAATGAAATCCAAGAGGTTTACCGTTTACAAGGGGTAAAAATTAACGATAAACATTTCGAAGTAATCGTTCGTCAGATGATGTTGAAAGTAGAAATCATTGATGCTGGGGATACTCGTTTCTTAGAGGGACAGTCGATTCACAAAGCTGATTTCATGGAAGAAAATGATTCTATCTATGGAATGAAGGTCGTTGTTGACGCTGGAGAATCTTCTACGTTGAAAGCTGGTCAAATTGTTTCTGCTCGTAAATTGCGTGATGAAAACTCACAATTGAAACGTGCTGACAAGCAATTGGTAGAATCTCGTGATGCAGTTCCTGCAACTTCAACACCATTGTTACAAGGTATTACACGTGCTTCATTGCAGACACAATCATTTATTTCTGCTGCTTCCTTCCAGGAAACAACAAAAGTATTGAACGAGGCTGCAATCTCTGGAAAAGAAGATCATTTATTAGGTTTGAAAGAAAACGTAATTGTTGGTCACTTAATTCCAGCTGGTACTGGTGTACGTCGTTTCCAAAAAGTCATTGTTGCAAACAAAGAAGAATTGGACGCGATTTCTTAA
- a CDS encoding DUF3467 domain-containing protein, which translates to MENNDNQINIELNEELAEGVYSNLAIITHSQAEFVADFVQMMPGMPKAKVRSRVIMSPQNAKRLMRALAENVQKYEQVNGVINDVDTPPFPPMNFGGTTNQA; encoded by the coding sequence ATGGAAAATAATGACAATCAAATAAACATCGAGTTAAACGAAGAATTGGCTGAAGGAGTCTATTCTAATTTGGCTATTATCACACATTCACAAGCTGAATTTGTAGCTGATTTCGTTCAAATGATGCCTGGAATGCCCAAAGCGAAAGTGCGTTCTCGTGTAATTATGTCTCCACAAAATGCAAAACGTTTGATGCGCGCATTGGCAGAAAATGTTCAAAAATATGAGCAAGTGAATGGAGTAATTAATGATGTTGATACACCTCCTTTTCCTCCGATGAATTTTGGTGGAACGACGAACCAGGCATAA
- a CDS encoding oligosaccharide flippase family protein: MTGTVIAQLLTIAFSPIVQRMFTQEEWGFFALVSSIYGVIALVAGGKYDVALLVPKRNVDAVNLLGLSILVNIGFAITFYGALFVLSVLGWGDKLGVWYYLLPIFVFIVGTSQSFIAWNNRRKRYREIANFRISQSLLNNVFSISTSLAKFPLNGILVAYLSSSVISLFVAIYQIRADFRLISKGISFKRMRYVGKKYARFPLINSFQSLLDALQINGLIYVIAFYFGDYYVGIFSLAIRILFLPMGFIGSSIAQVFYQEANSLIHQNEKLFPLVKKTLKMSCLIIAPVFIGLVFLGPQLFSFVYGKTWEGSGIYAQYLAAWVCIDFIRAPLSQIPLIFNRHHVLLGFSIVSNSCIFLLFILGSSLQYNLGTILLTLSTLQVLLIFVLIIWIIRISKFYDTTLSIHTNKK, encoded by the coding sequence ATGACAGGAACGGTGATAGCTCAGTTACTGACTATTGCCTTTTCACCAATTGTGCAACGGATGTTCACTCAGGAAGAGTGGGGTTTTTTCGCATTGGTAAGTTCCATTTATGGTGTGATAGCTTTAGTTGCTGGTGGTAAATACGATGTTGCTCTATTAGTTCCTAAGCGAAATGTAGATGCCGTTAATTTATTAGGGCTTTCTATTTTGGTGAATATTGGTTTTGCAATCACTTTTTACGGTGCTTTATTCGTTTTATCAGTACTTGGATGGGGAGATAAATTGGGTGTCTGGTATTATCTATTACCTATTTTTGTTTTTATCGTCGGAACAAGTCAGTCATTTATTGCTTGGAATAATCGCAGAAAAAGGTATCGAGAAATTGCTAATTTCCGTATATCACAGTCGTTATTAAATAATGTATTTTCAATCTCCACAAGCTTAGCTAAGTTTCCCTTGAATGGGATTTTAGTTGCATACCTTAGTTCTAGTGTTATTTCCCTCTTTGTAGCTATTTATCAAATAAGGGCTGATTTCCGCTTGATTTCGAAAGGAATTTCCTTTAAAAGAATGCGTTATGTCGGAAAAAAATATGCCCGTTTTCCACTGATAAACTCTTTTCAATCGCTATTAGATGCCTTGCAAATTAATGGGTTGATTTATGTAATTGCATTTTATTTTGGCGATTACTATGTCGGTATTTTTTCATTAGCAATTCGAATTCTGTTTTTACCAATGGGATTCATTGGAAGTTCAATTGCTCAAGTTTTTTATCAAGAAGCAAATTCATTAATACATCAAAATGAAAAATTGTTTCCCCTTGTGAAAAAAACATTGAAAATGAGTTGTTTAATTATTGCTCCCGTTTTTATCGGTTTAGTATTCTTAGGGCCACAATTGTTTTCATTTGTTTATGGAAAAACATGGGAAGGATCAGGGATCTATGCTCAATATTTGGCAGCTTGGGTTTGTATTGATTTTATTCGGGCACCACTTTCTCAAATTCCACTCATATTTAATAGACATCATGTTTTGTTGGGATTCTCTATTGTAAGTAATAGTTGTATTTTTCTTCTTTTCATCCTTGGTTCATCTCTTCAATATAATTTAGGAACAATTCTGTTGACACTTTCAACTTTACAAGTTTTACTTATATTCGTACTTATTATCTGGATAATTCGAATATCTAAATTCTATGATACAACATTATCTATTCACACCAATAAAAAATGA
- the rpoB gene encoding DNA-directed RNA polymerase subunit beta, with product MATTSNTSTRINFASSKNQFAYPDFLDIQLKSFQEFFQLETTPENRESEGLFKVFAENFPITDTRNQFVLEFLDYFIDPPRYTIDECIERGLTYSVPLKAKLKLYCTDPEHEDFETIVQDVYLGTIPYMTPKGSFVINGAERVIVSQLHRSPGVFFGQSRHANGTKLYSARVIPFKGSWIEFATDINSVMYAYIDRKKKLPVTTLFRAIGYETDKDILEIFGLADEVKANKANLKKCVGRRLAARVLKSWIEDFGDEDTGEVVSIERNEVILDRETVLEEHHVDLVIDAGVKTVIFHKEDANSADYTIIYNTLQKDTSNSEKEAVEHIYRQLRNAEPPDYETAKGVFEKLFFSDARYDLGEVGRYRMNKKLNIDNSEESRVLTKNDILSIIKYLIELINSKADVDDIDHLSNRRVRTVGEQLYAQFGVGLARMARTIRERMNVRDNEVFTPIDLINAKTLSSVINSFFGTNQLSQFMDQTNPLSEVTHKRRLSALGPGGLSRERAGFEVRDVHYTHYGRLCTIETPEGPNIGLISSLCVFAKVNKLGFIETPYRSVSNGKVDTTSEPIYLSAEEEDEKMIAQANAIVDEKGNFLSNVVKARFEGDFPVVQPKDLHLMDVGANQIASIAASSIPFLEHDDANRALMGSNMQRQAVPLLKPQSPVVGTGIEQLVARDSRVLINAEGPGTVEYVDANEIVIRYDWSADDKLVSFDSEVIRYSLTKFQKTNQSTTINLKPIVRKGDRIDFGQVLCEGYATQGGELALGQNLKVAFMPWKGYNFEDAIVISERVVRDDIFTSIHIDEYSLDVRDTKRGMEELTSDIPNVSEEATKDLDENGLIRIGAEIKEGDILIGKITPKGETDPSPEEKLLRAIFGDKAGDVKDASLKAGPSLRGVVIQKKLFSRAIKDRKSKAQDKPVLEVLDTEYDRDYADLKEKLADKLMTILGETKSAGVFNNFKEEIIKKGTKFTHKNLLVIDYTIVNPTSWTAEAHINALISRLLHNFTIKANDLLGIYKRKKFHISVGDELPAGIVKMAKVYVAQKRKLKVGDKMAGRHGNKGIVANIVRAEDMPFLEDGTPVDIVLNPLGVPSRMNLGQIYETVLGWAGQKLGVKFATPIFDGAKPEEINEWTDKAGVPRSGKTYLYDGGTGDRFHQPATVGIIYMLKLSHMVDDKMHARSIGPYSLITQQPLGGKAQFGGQRFGEMEVWALEAFGAANILQEILTVKSDDVMGRAKAYEAIVKGDNIPEPGIPESFNVLLHELRGLGLNVSMD from the coding sequence TTGGCAACAACAAGCAATACATCAACGAGAATTAATTTTGCTTCTAGCAAAAATCAGTTCGCTTATCCAGATTTTCTGGATATTCAGCTTAAATCCTTCCAGGAGTTTTTCCAATTGGAAACAACACCTGAAAATCGTGAAAGCGAAGGATTGTTCAAGGTATTTGCGGAAAATTTCCCAATTACTGACACACGAAATCAATTCGTGTTGGAGTTCCTTGATTATTTCATCGACCCACCCCGTTACACTATTGACGAGTGTATCGAAAGAGGTTTAACTTATAGTGTTCCACTAAAAGCTAAACTAAAATTATATTGTACAGACCCTGAACACGAAGATTTTGAAACTATCGTGCAGGATGTATACTTAGGTACGATTCCATACATGACGCCAAAAGGTTCTTTCGTAATCAATGGTGCTGAGCGTGTTATTGTATCTCAGTTACACCGTTCTCCAGGGGTATTCTTCGGTCAAAGCCGTCACGCAAATGGTACAAAATTGTACTCTGCGCGTGTGATTCCTTTTAAAGGATCTTGGATCGAATTCGCAACGGATATTAACAGCGTAATGTATGCTTACATCGATCGTAAGAAAAAATTACCTGTTACAACATTATTCCGTGCGATTGGATATGAAACAGATAAAGATATTCTAGAAATATTCGGATTAGCTGACGAAGTGAAAGCTAATAAAGCTAATTTGAAAAAATGTGTTGGTAGAAGACTGGCAGCTCGTGTATTGAAGTCTTGGATTGAGGACTTTGGAGATGAAGATACAGGAGAAGTAGTATCTATCGAACGTAATGAAGTAATCCTTGACCGTGAAACAGTATTGGAAGAACACCATGTTGATTTAGTAATCGACGCTGGAGTGAAAACAGTAATTTTCCACAAAGAGGATGCTAATTCAGCTGATTATACAATTATTTACAACACGCTTCAAAAAGATACTTCAAATTCTGAAAAAGAAGCTGTTGAGCATATTTACCGTCAGTTGCGTAATGCTGAACCACCAGATTATGAAACAGCAAAAGGTGTTTTCGAGAAATTATTCTTCTCAGATGCACGTTATGATTTAGGTGAAGTAGGTCGTTATAGAATGAATAAAAAGTTGAATATCGATAACTCGGAAGAGTCTCGCGTTTTAACTAAAAATGATATCCTTTCGATTATTAAGTATTTGATTGAACTAATCAACTCGAAAGCGGATGTGGATGACATTGACCACTTGTCAAATCGTCGTGTTCGTACAGTTGGGGAACAATTATATGCTCAATTTGGTGTTGGTTTGGCTCGTATGGCTCGTACTATTCGTGAACGTATGAACGTTCGTGACAACGAGGTCTTTACTCCAATCGATTTGATTAACGCGAAAACCTTGTCTTCCGTTATCAATTCGTTCTTCGGAACTAACCAGTTGTCTCAATTTATGGATCAGACCAACCCGCTTTCTGAGGTAACTCACAAGCGTCGTTTGTCTGCATTAGGACCAGGTGGACTTTCTCGTGAAAGAGCAGGTTTTGAGGTACGTGACGTTCACTACACGCACTACGGTCGTTTGTGTACGATTGAAACGCCAGAGGGACCAAACATTGGTTTGATCTCATCTCTATGTGTATTTGCGAAAGTAAATAAACTAGGATTTATCGAAACTCCTTACCGTTCGGTATCGAATGGTAAAGTAGATACAACTTCTGAGCCTATTTATTTATCTGCTGAAGAAGAAGATGAAAAAATGATTGCTCAAGCAAATGCAATTGTGGATGAAAAAGGAAATTTCCTTTCAAATGTAGTGAAAGCTCGTTTCGAAGGTGACTTCCCGGTTGTTCAACCAAAAGATTTGCATTTAATGGATGTTGGTGCTAACCAGATTGCTTCGATTGCAGCATCTTCGATTCCTTTCTTGGAGCATGATGATGCCAACCGTGCCTTGATGGGATCCAACATGCAGCGTCAAGCTGTTCCATTGTTGAAACCACAATCTCCAGTAGTTGGTACTGGAATTGAGCAATTGGTTGCGCGTGATTCTCGTGTGTTAATTAATGCTGAAGGTCCTGGAACAGTTGAATATGTTGATGCAAATGAAATCGTGATTCGTTACGACTGGTCTGCTGATGACAAATTGGTAAGTTTTGATAGCGAAGTTATTCGTTATTCTTTAACGAAATTCCAAAAAACAAACCAGAGTACAACGATAAACTTGAAGCCAATTGTACGCAAAGGTGACCGTATTGATTTCGGTCAGGTTCTTTGTGAAGGTTATGCTACGCAAGGTGGAGAGTTGGCTTTAGGTCAAAACTTGAAAGTTGCCTTTATGCCTTGGAAAGGGTATAACTTCGAGGATGCAATTGTGATTTCTGAGCGTGTTGTACGTGATGATATTTTCACATCCATTCATATCGATGAATATTCATTAGATGTTCGTGATACGAAACGTGGAATGGAAGAATTAACTTCTGATATTCCGAATGTTTCTGAAGAAGCAACAAAAGATTTGGATGAAAATGGTTTGATTCGTATTGGAGCTGAAATTAAAGAAGGTGATATCCTAATTGGAAAAATTACTCCAAAAGGTGAAACTGATCCATCTCCAGAAGAGAAATTATTGCGTGCAATCTTTGGTGACAAAGCAGGTGATGTAAAAGACGCTTCTTTAAAAGCTGGTCCGTCATTACGTGGAGTTGTTATCCAGAAAAAATTGTTCTCTCGTGCAATCAAGGATCGTAAATCAAAAGCTCAGGACAAACCAGTTTTGGAAGTTTTGGATACTGAATACGATAGAGATTATGCTGATTTGAAAGAAAAATTAGCAGATAAATTGATGACCATCTTAGGTGAAACAAAATCTGCTGGAGTTTTTAATAATTTCAAAGAAGAAATCATTAAAAAAGGTACGAAGTTTACGCATAAAAATTTGTTGGTGATTGATTATACAATCGTTAATCCTACAAGTTGGACTGCAGAAGCGCATATCAATGCTTTGATTAGTCGTTTGTTGCATAACTTTACGATTAAAGCAAATGATTTGTTGGGAATCTACAAACGTAAGAAATTCCATATTTCAGTTGGAGATGAACTTCCTGCAGGAATCGTTAAAATGGCGAAAGTTTATGTTGCTCAGAAACGTAAGTTGAAAGTAGGTGATAAAATGGCTGGACGTCATGGTAACAAAGGTATTGTTGCAAATATCGTTCGTGCTGAAGACATGCCATTCTTGGAAGACGGAACACCAGTAGATATCGTATTGAATCCATTGGGGGTACCTTCTCGTATGAACTTAGGTCAGATTTATGAAACTGTACTTGGTTGGGCTGGTCAAAAATTAGGAGTGAAATTCGCTACACCAATTTTTGATGGTGCTAAACCAGAAGAAATCAACGAATGGACAGACAAAGCAGGTGTTCCACGTTCAGGTAAAACTTACTTGTACGATGGAGGAACGGGAGATCGTTTCCACCAACCAGCAACAGTTGGTATCATTTACATGTTGAAATTATCTCACATGGTTGATGATAAAATGCATGCTCGTTCAATCGGACCATACTCATTAATTACACAACAACCATTGGGTGGTAAAGCTCAATTCGGAGGTCAGCGTTTTGGTGAGATGGAGGTTTGGGCATTGGAAGCATTTGGTGCAGCTAATATCCTACAAGAAATCTTGACAGTTAAATCCGATGACGTGATGGGACGTGCGAAAGCATACGAAGCGATCGTTAAAGGGGATAACATTCCAGAGCCAGGAATTCCAGAATCATTCAACGTATTGTTGCATGAATTAAGAGGTCTTGGATTGAATGTGTCAATGGATTAA
- a CDS encoding T9SS type A sorting domain-containing protein, with protein sequence MAEAERDFFIFNTYRGLLNFQKLEFVADQFYYREDGAQIVSGQETPWSYICDLEMTENKLRNIGLSPNPSTDFVALSGNDLSLVQELAIYDIHGKLVKKLTLSDIQSKISISELDNGVYLLSLNQNSKVLRF encoded by the coding sequence TTGGCTGAAGCTGAGAGGGATTTTTTCATTTTTAATACTTATAGAGGTTTATTGAATTTTCAAAAATTGGAATTTGTTGCAGATCAGTTCTATTATCGTGAAGATGGTGCACAAATAGTATCAGGACAAGAAACCCCTTGGAGTTATATATGTGATCTAGAAATGACAGAAAATAAGCTACGGAATATAGGTTTAAGTCCTAATCCTTCAACAGATTTTGTAGCACTTTCTGGAAATGATCTGTCATTAGTCCAAGAGTTAGCAATTTATGATATTCATGGTAAATTGGTAAAGAAACTCACCTTATCTGACATTCAATCAAAGATTTCGATTTCAGAACTGGATAACGGAGTATATCTATTGTCTTTAAATCAGAATTCGAAAGTGCTTCGATTTTGA
- a CDS encoding DMT family transporter, whose product MNEKQNPQSMLTIVMVFSMIIWGISWPSNKVLTTFGSAADLGFFRYGFVIISLILLLILLKTKLVISKKGIPFLLISGLLMATYNYTFLGGLKNGSPGAGGILVTTLNPVMAYGLGMLIDWKKPTRNESIGLLFGIIAGLTLLKVWGNEDIFAKPGNLYFLLSALIWSVMSKFTSKSAKYGSPFAFTWWMYVVTFICIVPFCDFSAINGLLKTTDIRFWGNVLFSSVITTTLATTTYFFATSKIGAEKASSFIFIVPFSAAVFSFAILGEQLEIHTLIGGLLGISAVYMINKK is encoded by the coding sequence ATGAATGAAAAACAGAATCCGCAATCCATGCTGACTATCGTCATGGTTTTTAGCATGATTATTTGGGGAATCAGTTGGCCATCGAATAAGGTTTTAACCACTTTTGGTTCTGCCGCTGACCTCGGATTTTTTCGATACGGATTCGTAATTATCAGTTTGATTTTACTCCTAATTCTACTCAAAACCAAACTCGTCATTTCCAAAAAAGGCATCCCATTTTTACTCATTTCTGGACTTCTCATGGCAACGTACAACTATACTTTTTTGGGTGGTTTAAAAAATGGAAGTCCCGGAGCTGGCGGAATTTTAGTTACCACTTTAAATCCTGTAATGGCTTATGGTCTTGGAATGCTTATTGATTGGAAGAAACCAACTCGAAATGAATCTATCGGGTTATTATTCGGAATAATTGCCGGTTTAACGCTCTTAAAAGTTTGGGGAAACGAGGATATTTTTGCAAAACCTGGAAATCTTTACTTTCTATTGAGTGCCCTCATTTGGTCTGTTATGAGCAAATTTACATCGAAATCTGCGAAATACGGATCTCCGTTTGCCTTTACTTGGTGGATGTATGTTGTGACGTTTATTTGTATTGTTCCATTTTGCGACTTTTCAGCAATTAATGGACTTCTTAAAACAACAGACATCCGCTTCTGGGGGAATGTGCTCTTTTCAAGTGTCATCACAACAACTTTAGCAACTACCACTTACTTTTTTGCTACATCTAAAATAGGTGCTGAAAAAGCCAGTAGCTTCATTTTTATTGTTCCCTTTAGTGCTGCGGTTTTTTCATTTGCAATACTCGGTGAACAATTAGAAATCCATACATTAATTGGAGGTCTATTGGGAATTTCTGCGGTGTATATGATTAACAAAAAGTAA